One window of the Trifolium pratense cultivar HEN17-A07 linkage group LG2, ARS_RC_1.1, whole genome shotgun sequence genome contains the following:
- the LOC123907794 gene encoding 60S ribosomal protein L39-3 → MPSHKTFMIKKKLAKKMRQNRPIPYWIRMRTDNTIRYNAKRRHWRRTKLGF, encoded by the coding sequence ATGCCGTCACACAAAACCTTCATGATCAAGAAGAAATTGGCGAAGAAGATGAGGCAGAATAGACCCATCCCTTACTGGATCCGTATGAGGACTGACAACACGATCAGGTACAACGCTAAGCGTCGTCACTGGCGCCGCACCAAGCTCGGATTCTAG